The Pseudodesulfovibrio cashew genomic sequence GATCAAGGAAAACAAGTCCGATGTCGTGGTCGTGGACGACCTGATCTATTCCAAGGTCTCCAACCGCAAGGCGCGCTGGGTGCTCTGCGTCAGGGGTGACTCCCCCTACAAGCGGCCCGAGGACCTGGAAGGCAAGAAAATCGCCACCGAGCTGATGGGCTTCACCAAGGAATACTTCTCCTCCCAGGGCATCAACGTGGACGTCTCCTTCTCCTGGGGCACCACCGAGGCCAAGGTGGTCGAGGGACTGTGCGACGGTATCGTGGAGATCACCGAGACCGGCACGACCATTCGCGCCAACGGCCTGCGCATCATCGCCGAGCTGATGCAGACCAACACTCAGCTCATCGCCAACAAGGAAGCCTGGGAAGATCCCGAGAAGCGCAAGCTTATCAAGGAGATCAACCTGCTTCTCCAGGGCGCTCTCCGGGCCGAGAAGATGGTCGGCCTGAAAATGAACCTGCCCAAGGACAAGCTGGCCGAACTGAACGGCTCCCTGCCTTCCCTGAACTCCCCCACCGTGGCCGAGTTGCAGGACCCCAACTGGCTCTCCGTGGAAATCATGGTCGAGGAGAAGGTTGTCCGCAACCTGATCCCTCAGCTGGTGGAATTCGGCGCAGAGGGTATCATCGAATACCCGCTGAACAAAGTCATCTAGGCTTTCCCGACAGACGCAACAGGGGCCGGGTGGACATAGTCCACCCGGCCTTTTTGTGTTTGGCCGGTCTGTTCGGCCCGTATCGGAAGGGCGGTTTGGGAGCGGAACTCCGTTTATGTCAAACGCACGAGGAAAATTCGGTGGCAGGCGGTTTGTTTTTTACATTCAAGGGGAGGTTTGCTAGGTTTCGACACCTTTTGCGGGTCAGAGCAGGAGGGCGCCCGAACGGGCGGATTCCATGTCAGGACAATCGCCGTTGCGCGGCGTCGACATATTTCGGGGGAGTGCGCTTCCCCACGGGTTTTTCGTGCATAAGGAAGGTCATTTCAAATGGGTGCGTTAACCGGAATCATCCGAACTATCGACCGGCTCAATCTCTGGGTCGGCAAGCTGGCGGGGTATGTGGCCCTGCTCATGGTGCTCGTGGTCACCACCGACGTGATCATGCGCTACCTGTTCAACATCACATTCGTGGCCGTGCAGGAGCTGGAGTGGCACCTGTTCGGTGTGCTGTTCCTCCTCGGCGCGGGCTACACGCTCATGGTCGACGGCCATGTGCGCGTGGACGTCTTCTATCAGCGCCTCTCCCCCAAGGGGCGGGCGTGGATCAACCTCATCGGCGTCCTGCTGTTCCTGCTGCCGGGCTGCTTCCTGGTGCTCGAAACCTCCTGGAAGTTCTTCCTGGAAGCGTTGAGGATCGGCGAAGGCTCCCCGGACCCGGGCGGGCTCCCGGCGCGCTACGTGCTCAAGTTTTTCATCCCGTTCGGCTTTTCCCTGGTCATGCTTCAGGGCGTCTCCATGGGACTCAAGGCGTTCCTGGAGATCATCGGCAAGCCCTACGCGGATCCCAACGCCGAAGAGCAGGGGGAGGTGGTCTAGATGATGGAAGCGCTTCCCCTGATCATGTTCGCGGTGCTGACCATCCTGCTGATGTTCGGCTTTCCCGTGGCATTCACCCTGCTCGGCACCTCCCTGACCTTCGGCCTGATCGGCTTCGGCTGGGATTTCTTCAATCTGCTGCCCCTGCGCATCTGGGGCACCATGAACAACTTCACGCTCATCGCGGTGCCGCTCTTCGTATTCATGGGCGTCATGCTGGAGCGATCCGGGCTGGCCGAAGACCTGCTTGAGACCATGGCCCTGCTCTTCGGGCGCATGTGCGGCGGCCTGGCCGTATCCGTGGTTATCGTGGGCATGCTGCTCGGCGCGTCCACCGGCATCGTCGGCGCCACTGTGGTGACCATGGGCCTCATCTCCCTGCCGACCATGATTCGTCGCGGCTACCAGACCGAGTTGGCCACGGGCGTGATCTCGGCCTCGGGCACCCTGGGGCAGATCATCCCGCCGTCAATCGTGCTCGTGCTGCTGGGCGACATCATCGGCGTGTCCGTGGGCGACCTGTTCATGGGCGCTGTCATCCCCGGCATGCTCCTGGTGGGCCTGTACTGCGTCTACATCATCGTCTACTCGCACTTCAACAAGACCTGCGCCCCGACCATTCCCGACGAGGAGTGGGCGGAGATCAAGGCCGCCGGATTGTGGACCCGCGTGGTCAAGGCACTGGTGCCGCCCCTGCTGCTCATGACCTGCGTGCTCGGCTCCATCTTCGCGGGCATCGCCTCGCCCACCGAGGCCGCCGCCGTGGGCGCTTTCGGCGCCATCGTGCTCTCGATCCTCAACGGGCGCTTCACCTTTCAGAAGCTCAAGGAAACCATGCGCAGCACCATGGTGCTGACCTGCATGGTCTTCATCATCCTGGTGGGCGCGGGCGCGTTCGGCCTGGTCTTCCGCGGCCTGGGCGGCGACCACGTCATCCGCAGCTACATCACCCATCTGGCCTTCGACAAATGGACGGTCATGTTCATCGTCATGGGCATCATCTTCGTCATCGGCTTCTTCCTGGACTTCATCGAGATCACCTTCATCCACATTCCGGTGCTGGCTCCGATCATGAAGGACTTCGGGTTCGATCCGCTCTGGTTCGCCATCCTGTTCGCGGTGAACCTCCAGACCTCGTTCATGACACCGCCCTTTGGCTTCTCGCTCTTCTTCCTCAAGGGCGTGGCTCCGCCGGACGTGAGGACCGGGCAGATATACAAGGGCATCATTCCCTTCGTGTTCCTGCAGCTCCTCGGTCTGGGGCTGGTGGTCGCCTTCCCGGAGATAGCCACCTGGCTCCCCCGGGTGGTCTTCAGCAACTAGCCGGACCACAGATAACAACAAACGCCCCGCCGAGTATCCTCGACGGGGCGTTTCTCTTGTCTTTTGAGGCGGTTATTCGCCGTTCTTCTTTTTCCAGTCTTCCCACTCCTTCTGGGTGAGCTTGCCGTCGTTGTTACGGTCGGCTTCCTTGATGATGCGCTCGGCGTTGAGGGGATAGTGATGGGTGATCTCGGCGCGCATGAGCACCTTGTCGCCGTCCTTGTCGATCTCCACGAACCCGGTGGTGAAGTGGATGCGATTCAGGGCGCAGAACTGGACCCGGGCGTCGGCGCTGTGGTCCACGTAGATCAGCTCCATGGACTGCTTGCCGGTCAGTCGGCCGGAGGCGGACTCGTTCTTGTTCTCCGCGATGATGATTCGTCCGTTGTCGTAGATGCCCACCAGCTTCTCGCGGGTCAGGACCTTCTTCTTGAAGTAGAGCTTGTAGCCGGTGAAGGTGTTGCCGTTCTGCACGTCGATGACGATGGCGCATTCGCTTTCGATGACGCGGTCCAGGGTCTGGATTTTGGTTTCGCCTTTCCAGGTGCCCCGAAGTTCCGGGACCTGCTGGGCATAGGCGGTTGCGGCCAGGAGGAGCAGGGCGGCCAGGACGGTGGTGAAAATGGTGCGCTTCATCAGTGAACTCCTTGAATGAGGGTGTGATTTGGCGAACCGTAACACGGACCCGACGGTTCGCGTCAATAATAAATGCCCCGGGAACACCTCGCCCGACTGCTGACGGGCTGCCTGAATTCTGTATGTTCTCCCCGCGAAGCGGCCCCAAAGAGTTTAGGAAAAGGAGGGGATGGGGGTCCGGGGGAAGGGGAGGAAAGAACCCTTTGCAAAGGGTTTTTCCTCCCCTTCCTCCGGTCGCCGGAGGCAATCCACGAAAAAAAGGCGCGGGGAATATTCCCCGCGCCTTTGCTTATTCAGTTGCGTGCCTGGGGCGCTATGCGTAGCGCTCGGCGATGGTGTCGAAGTAGGTGCGCGACGAGACGTCGGCCCAGGCGCCCCACTGTTCCTGGAACTTGTTGAAGGACGCGGCAACCTTGGTGGCCATGGGCGACTTGGTCGCCTCTTCGGCCACGACCTCGCGGGCCATGACCCGCAGGTCGGCCAGGACCTGCTCCGGGAGGCGCTTGACCTGGACATTGTGCTTGGTGATGAGCTCTTCCAGAGCTGCGCCGTTGCGGGCTTCGAACTCGCACAGGCCTTCCATGTTGGTCTGGGCCGCGGCGGCCTCGAGGATGGCCTGGAGGTCCTTGGGCAGGGCCATGAACTTGTCCTTGTTGAACATGACGTCCAGGCAGCTGCCGCCTTCGTGCCAGCCCGGGGTGTAGTAGTACTTGGCGGCCTGGTAGAAGCCCATGCGCAGGTCATGCAGGGGGCCGACCCATTCGGTGGCGTCGATGACGCCGCGCTCCAGGGAGGTGAAGATTTCGCCGCCTGCCAGCAGGACCACGGTGCCGCCGGCGCGGGCAACAACCTTGCCGCCGAGGCCGGGGATGCGCATTTTCAGGCCTTTGAAGTCATCGATGGTGTTGATTTCCTTGTTGAACCAGCCGGCCATCTGAACGCCGGTGTTACCCATGGGGCGGCCGATCAGGTTGAACTGGCCGTAGACCTCGTCCCACAGGTCGAGGCCGCCGCCGGAGTAGAACCAGGTGTTCAGACCCTGGGCGTTGAGGCCGAAGGGCACGGCAGAGAACCACTGGCACGCCGGGTCCTTGCCCGCCCAGTAGTAGGGGGAGCCGGAGCCGCACTCGGCGGTGCCGGAGGAGACGGCGTCGAACACGCCGAGGCCGGGAACCAGCTCGTTGGCGGCGTAGACGTCGATGACCATCTTGCCGCCGCTCATCTCCTCGACCTTCTTGGCCAGGGACTCGGCACCGGTCTGCAGGATGGGGAACTTGGGCGGCCAGGTGGTGACCATCCGCCACTTGACGACCTTGTTGACCTGGGCCGGGGCGGCGGCCTGGTTGGCGGGTTTGTCTTCACCCTGGCAACCGGCGAGCAGCGCGGTGCCGCCGGCCAGGCCTGCGATGGCGGCCTTGCTCAGAAAATCACGACGTTTCATCCTAACCTCCACGGTATAGACTGCGTTATCGGCCTTCTTGGGCCGGATTCTGTACTGTTGGTGAATACGTGCACCAATTGGCGGGGAATGGCAAGCGATCAGGGCGTTTCTGCGATTTCGTGCGGATGTTGAGAGGGTGGATTGTTTTATTTAGGTTGACGTTTTGTGTGCGTGTGGATAAAAATGTTTTACTAAAATTGACTATCGAGGTGAAACATGATTCCGAGCAGGCAGAAGGGAGAGGGATTTCCGGCCCTTGAGGAAACCGCGCCGTGGGCGATGGCCGTGGGGGCGTTGGCCTGTGCGCGGCACCGCCTGCCTCTGGCCGGGGAGGCCGTGCCCGCCGGGTTTCCGTCGCCTGCCGAGGAGTATCTGGAGCGGCCCCTGGACCTGAACGAGTACGTGGCGCCGCGCCCGGAGGCGACCTTCTTCGTCCGGGTGTCAGGGGACTCCATGATCGGGGCTGGCATCCATCATGGCGACCTCCTGGTGGTGGACCGCTCCCAGGAGCCGAGGCCCGGCAATGTGGTCATCGCCCTGGTCGATGGCGAGTTCAC encodes the following:
- the hisG gene encoding ATP phosphoribosyltransferase, with protein sequence MSEQFLRLGVPKGSLQEATINLFAKAGWKIKLHNRNYFPDIDDDRIKCSLARAQEMSVYVENGTFDVGLTGMDWIKENKSDVVVVDDLIYSKVSNRKARWVLCVRGDSPYKRPEDLEGKKIATELMGFTKEYFSSQGINVDVSFSWGTTEAKVVEGLCDGIVEITETGTTIRANGLRIIAELMQTNTQLIANKEAWEDPEKRKLIKEINLLLQGALRAEKMVGLKMNLPKDKLAELNGSLPSLNSPTVAELQDPNWLSVEIMVEEKVVRNLIPQLVEFGAEGIIEYPLNKVI
- a CDS encoding TRAP transporter small permease subunit, producing MGALTGIIRTIDRLNLWVGKLAGYVALLMVLVVTTDVIMRYLFNITFVAVQELEWHLFGVLFLLGAGYTLMVDGHVRVDVFYQRLSPKGRAWINLIGVLLFLLPGCFLVLETSWKFFLEALRIGEGSPDPGGLPARYVLKFFIPFGFSLVMLQGVSMGLKAFLEIIGKPYADPNAEEQGEVV
- a CDS encoding TRAP transporter large permease encodes the protein MMEALPLIMFAVLTILLMFGFPVAFTLLGTSLTFGLIGFGWDFFNLLPLRIWGTMNNFTLIAVPLFVFMGVMLERSGLAEDLLETMALLFGRMCGGLAVSVVIVGMLLGASTGIVGATVVTMGLISLPTMIRRGYQTELATGVISASGTLGQIIPPSIVLVLLGDIIGVSVGDLFMGAVIPGMLLVGLYCVYIIVYSHFNKTCAPTIPDEEWAEIKAAGLWTRVVKALVPPLLLMTCVLGSIFAGIASPTEAAAVGAFGAIVLSILNGRFTFQKLKETMRSTMVLTCMVFIILVGAGAFGLVFRGLGGDHVIRSYITHLAFDKWTVMFIVMGIIFVIGFFLDFIEITFIHIPVLAPIMKDFGFDPLWFAILFAVNLQTSFMTPPFGFSLFFLKGVAPPDVRTGQIYKGIIPFVFLQLLGLGLVVAFPEIATWLPRVVFSN
- a CDS encoding calcium-binding protein, which gives rise to MKRTIFTTVLAALLLLAATAYAQQVPELRGTWKGETKIQTLDRVIESECAIVIDVQNGNTFTGYKLYFKKKVLTREKLVGIYDNGRIIIAENKNESASGRLTGKQSMELIYVDHSADARVQFCALNRIHFTTGFVEIDKDGDKVLMRAEITHHYPLNAERIIKEADRNNDGKLTQKEWEDWKKKNGE
- a CDS encoding TRAP transporter substrate-binding protein; the encoded protein is MKRRDFLSKAAIAGLAGGTALLAGCQGEDKPANQAAAPAQVNKVVKWRMVTTWPPKFPILQTGAESLAKKVEEMSGGKMVIDVYAANELVPGLGVFDAVSSGTAECGSGSPYYWAGKDPACQWFSAVPFGLNAQGLNTWFYSGGGLDLWDEVYGQFNLIGRPMGNTGVQMAGWFNKEINTIDDFKGLKMRIPGLGGKVVARAGGTVVLLAGGEIFTSLERGVIDATEWVGPLHDLRMGFYQAAKYYYTPGWHEGGSCLDVMFNKDKFMALPKDLQAILEAAAAQTNMEGLCEFEARNGAALEELITKHNVQVKRLPEQVLADLRVMAREVVAEEATKSPMATKVAASFNKFQEQWGAWADVSSRTYFDTIAERYA
- a CDS encoding LexA family protein → MAVGALACARHRLPLAGEAVPAGFPSPAEEYLERPLDLNEYVAPRPEATFFVRVSGDSMIGAGIHHGDLLVVDRSQEPRPGNVVIALVDGEFTVKRLVREGEGLVLAPENEAYAPIALTPETEFSVWGVVRHVVHRV